The following are encoded together in the Gorilla gorilla gorilla isolate KB3781 chromosome 14, NHGRI_mGorGor1-v2.1_pri, whole genome shotgun sequence genome:
- the CYSLTR2 gene encoding cysteinyl leukotriene receptor 2: protein MERKFMSLYPSISVSEMEPNGTFSNNNSRNCTIENFKREFFPIVYLIIFVWGVLGNGLSIYVFLQPYKRSTSVNVFMLNLAISDLLFISTLPFRADYYLRGSSWIFGDLACRIMSYSLYVNMYSSIYFLTVLSVVRFLATVHPFRLLHVTSIRSAWILCGIIWILIMASSVMLLDSGSEQKGSVTSCLELNLYKIAKLQTMNYIALVVGCLLPFFTLSICYLLIIRVLLKVEVPESGLRVSHRKALTTIIITLIIFFLCFLPYHTLRTIHLVTWKVGTCKDRLHKAVVITLALAAANACFNPLLYYFAGENFKDRLRSALRKGHPQKAKTKCVFPVSVWLRKETRV, encoded by the coding sequence ATGGAGAGAAAATTTATGTCCTTGTATCCATCCATCTCCGTATCAGAAATGGAACCAAATGGCACCTTCAGCAATAACAACAGCAGGAATTGCACAATTGAAAACTTCAAGAGAGAATTTTTCCCAATTGTATATCTGATAATATTTGTCTGGGGAGTCTTGGGAAATGGGTTGTCCATATATGTTTTCCTGCAGCCTTATAAGAGGTCCACATCCGTGAACGTTTTCATGCTAAATCTGGCCATTTCAGATCTCCTGTTCATAAGTACGCTTCCCTTCAGGGCTGACTATTATCTTAGAGGCTCCAGTTGGATATTTGGAGACCTGGCCTGCAGGATTATGTCTTATTCCTTGTATGTCAACATGTACAGCAGTATTTATTTCCTGACCGTGCTGAGTGTTGTGCGTTTCCTGGCAACGGTTCACCCCTTTCGGCTTCTGCATGTCACCAGCATCAGGAGTGCCTGGATCCTCTGTGGGATCATATGGATCCTTATCATGGCTTCCTCAGTAATGCTCCTGGACAGTGGCTCTGAGCAGAAGGGCAGTGTCACATCATGCTTAGAGCTGAATCTCTATAAAATTGCTAAGCTGCAGACCATGAACTATATTGCCTTGGTGGTGGGCTGCCTGCTGCCATTTTTCACACTCAGCATCTGTTATCTGCTGATCATTCGGGTTCTGTTAAAAGTGGAGGTCCCAGAATCGGGGCTGCGGGTTTCTCACAGGAAGGCACtgaccaccatcatcatcaccttgATCATCTTCTTCTTGTGTTTCCTGCCCTATCACACACTGAGGACCATCCACTTGGTGACATGGAAAGTGGGTACATGCAAAGACAGACTGCATAAAGCTGTGGTTATCACACTGGCCTTGGCGGCAGCCAATGCCTGCTTCAATCCTCTGCTCTATTACTTTGCTGGGGAGAATTTTAAGGACAGACTAAGGTCTGCACTCAGAAAAGGCCATCCACAGAAGGCAAAGACAAAGTGTGTTTTCCCTGTTAGTGTGTGGTTGAGAAAGGAAACAAGAGTATAA